The proteins below come from a single Streptococcus hyointestinalis genomic window:
- a CDS encoding SH3 domain-containing protein, whose product MKTKYKSLILLSLLGSSLALNTTSEAAVLGDNYPTQWKSGYGADSWGMYLRQCTSFVAFRLSSANGFSLPGGYGNAISWGSVARSQGYRVDMTPAVGSVAWFSAGVNGAGGYGHVAWVAEVNGDTVTIEEYNYDCGQGPEKYYRRSFHKSQVSGYIHFKDLGGSTVTSSPSVQSTPTPSSTLSSSGTYTFTSRHGIKNAPQQSSSDIAYYDAGSSVRYDKTVISDGYEWLSYISYSGARRYIAIRSVGTSTTATSTTASSPSIASSGRYTFTKRSEIKNSPSTSDSALAYYDAGSSVNYDKVVSADGHQWISYISYSGARRYIAID is encoded by the coding sequence ATGAAAACAAAATACAAAAGCCTAATCTTACTAAGCTTGCTAGGCAGTAGCCTAGCTCTAAATACTACTAGCGAAGCCGCAGTACTTGGTGATAACTACCCGACCCAGTGGAAGAGTGGCTACGGTGCCGATAGCTGGGGGATGTACCTGAGACAGTGCACCTCCTTCGTCGCCTTCAGGCTGAGCAGCGCCAACGGCTTTAGCTTACCTGGTGGCTACGGCAATGCTATCAGTTGGGGGAGTGTGGCTAGAAGCCAAGGTTACCGCGTAGACATGACTCCTGCAGTCGGTTCCGTCGCTTGGTTCTCAGCTGGCGTTAATGGCGCAGGAGGTTATGGACACGTGGCCTGGGTGGCAGAAGTCAACGGCGATACAGTCACCATTGAGGAGTACAACTATGACTGTGGCCAAGGTCCCGAGAAATACTACCGTCGCAGCTTCCATAAAAGCCAAGTGTCTGGCTATATCCACTTCAAGGACCTAGGAGGAAGCACCGTAACCTCATCCCCATCTGTGCAGTCAACCCCAACACCATCAAGCACCCTCTCATCAAGCGGCACCTACACCTTCACTAGCCGCCACGGCATCAAGAATGCCCCCCAACAATCCAGCAGTGATATCGCCTATTACGATGCTGGAAGCAGTGTCCGCTATGATAAGACGGTCATCTCAGACGGCTATGAGTGGCTCTCTTATATTAGCTACTCAGGGGCACGCCGCTATATCGCCATCCGATCAGTGGGAACAAGCACAACTGCAACCTCTACTACAGCATCAAGCCCAAGCATCGCCTCAAGTGGTCGCTACACCTTCACTAAACGCTCAGAGATCAAAAATAGTCCAAGCACAAGTGACAGTGCCCTCGCTTATTACGATGCCGGCAGTAGCGTCAACTACGATAAAGTCGTCAGTGCCGACGGTCACCAATGGATTTCCTATATCAGCTATTCAGGCGCTAGACGTTATATCGCTATAGACTAA